A stretch of the Alosa alosa isolate M-15738 ecotype Scorff River chromosome 16, AALO_Geno_1.1, whole genome shotgun sequence genome encodes the following:
- the zbtb14 gene encoding zinc finger and BTB domain-containing protein 14: MSETVKYVDDEHKTIFLKILNEQRLEGEHCDIAVVVEDVKFRAHRCVLAACSNYFKKLFKKHEVDNSSVIEIDFIRSDIFEEVLNYMYTAKISVKKKDVNLMMSSGQILGIRFLDKLCSQKRDLTTEEKTDQRNAKFPYDIVKIGMPTDDSHLPTDSDVQVLGDHDDSPSDDIVDDTHANHDLDKSPNSALRVQEAILKELANEEVHKVSCYDQDVEAMDTEPKDLAGHAAQTLGFADSMGEVKDEQGPGWTTAAADMKFEYLLYGHREHLGCQVCGKTFMDENRLRKHEKLHSADRPFICDICTKAFTTQAHLKEHLKIHTGFKPYRCEVCGKSFIRAPDLKKHERVHSNERPFGCQMCEKAFKHKSHLKDHERRHRGEKPFVCSSCTKAFAKASDLKRHENNMHSERKQLAPNPLQSETEQLQAAAMAAEAEQQLESIACS; this comes from the coding sequence ATGTCGGAAACGGTGAAGTATGTTGACGATGAACACAAGACTATCTTCCTGAAGATACTAAATGAGCAGAGGTTGGAGGGAGAGCATTGTGACATTGCAGTTGTTGTTGAGGATGTTAAATTCAGGGCGCACCGCTGTGTTTTAGCAGCCTGCAGCAATTACTTTAAAAAGCTGTTCAAGAAGCATGAGGTAGACAACTCGTCTGTAATAGAAATTGACTTTATCCGGTCGGACATCTTTGAAGAGGTGCTGAATTATATGTACACAGCAAAGATAtctgtgaaaaagaaagatgttAACTTGATGATGTCATCAGGGCAGATTCTTGGAATCCGGTTTTTGGATAAGCTTTGCTCACAGAAACGCGACTTGACCACAGAGGAAAAGACAGACCAAAGAAATGCCAAATTTCCATATGACATTGTCAAAATTGGAATGCCCACTGATGATTCACACTTGCCAACAGACAGTGACGTGCAGGTGCTAGGTGACCACGACGACTCTCCCTCTGACGACATAGTCGACGACACCCACGCCAATCACGACCTCGACAAATCGCCCAACAGCGCTCTGAGAGTGCAGGAGGCCATCCTCAAAGAGCTAGCCAACGAGGAGGTCCACAAAGTCAGCTGTTACGACCAGGACGTTGAAGCCATGGACACTGAACCCAAAGACTTAGCGGGCCACGCTGCCCAGACTCTCGGCTTTGCCGACAGTATGGGGGAGGTAAAGGACGAGCAAGGCCCCGGCTGGACCACGGCCGCCGCCGACATGAAATTCGAGTACCTCCTCTACGGCCACAGGGAGCACCTGGGCTGCCAGGTGTGTGGCAAGACCTTCATGGACGAAAACCGGCTGAGGAAGCACGAGAAGCTGCACTCTGCCGACCGGCCGTTCATCTGCGACATCTGCACCAAGGCCTTCACCACACAGGCCCATCTGAAGGAGCACCTGAAGATCCATACAGGCTTCAAGCCGTACCGCTGTGAGGTGTGCGGCAAGTCCTTCATCAGGGCACCGGACCTGAAGAAGCACGAGCGCGTGCACAGCAACGAGCGGCCCTTCGGCTGCCAGATGTGCGAGAAGGCCTTCAAGCACAAGTCGCACCTGAAGGACCACGAGCGGCGGCACCGCGGCGAGAAGCCGTTTGTCTGCAGCTCGTGCACCAAGGCCTTCGCCAAGGCCTCGGACCTCAAGCGGCATGAGAACAACATGCACAGCGAGCGCAAGCAACTGGCGCCCAACCCGCTGCAGAGCGAAACGGAACAGCTACAGGCGGCCGCCATGGCTGCAGAGGCTGAGCAGCAACTGGAGTCCATTGCATGCTCATAG